The DNA sequence TCTAACCACACAAACAAAGATCACTGAACTAGAGGGGATCTATCATCTCTACATTTCAGTCAGAAAATGTCTTTCCTATTACCACCCACTATTGCTTTGAAATCATCCCACCTCAACGCTTATGTGAACTATAGCGATGATTCAGCTGCTTCCGCGGCCTATGGCTTTCTCCAAGTCAACGGAGGGAATGTCTTCAGCCCTTTAGCAAAGTTTGAAGTCGTGACGGCCAATACTGGGACGGGACTAGTACACATAAGATGCTCACATAATAAAAAGTTCGTGCGATGGAGAACTCAGCATCATGGGTACCTTTCTCCGGAGGCTGATGAACCAGAGGAGGACCAATCCATATGGTCGTGTACACTGTTTCAGCCTCAAGTAGCTGAAGATGGCGACCCTAAGAAAGTCCTATTGTTCCATGTCGGATCAAAACAATATGCAAGAGCAATAAACGAAGGTGGAGTTACATACATGAGAACAGATGTCATTTGGAATAATCAGAGTACCTTTTATATCACAGACTTGGAGTCACTGGTGATATTGCCAAAGCATGTAGCCTTCAAAGCCGACAACGACCGTTACCTTCAGCATGCGGACAGTAATCAGCTCAGGTTCATGTCCACCGATAAGGGGATTCCTGAGTCGTGGTTCGAAGTGGACACAGATGGCGATGGAAGGGCGAGAATCAAGGTGTTCAACAGCCTGAGCAACAACCACCTGAGGTTCGGCGGCGCATCCTTCGGCAACGCTATTTTTGCTGACGGGAACTCCAACGGCTTCCCAGCTCCCACTTTGTTTTTGCCAGTCAAGGTCGATAGTAGTACGGTCGCTCTCAAATGCTTAGGCAACAACAGATTTTGCACCCGACACACCGGTTCCATACAAGATGGTCTGAGCGCGAATGAAACTAGTACCAGCATTTCAAACTCGGCACGGTTCAGGTTGGAAGAGCTTGTTCTCTCAAGGAGAATCTACAATACCGATTTTGACCTTGCCAATGCCATAATCTACGGCGAGACCCCGGTTACCATGGCCACTGCAAACGCCAGCAACAACAGCTCAGAAGAAAACACTGTGGAATTCAAGTTCGCGTACACGGAGAGTAAGAGCAGCACATGGAGCTCCAGCCACTCGTGGATGGTGGGCGTGAGTGTCACCGTCAGCGTAAGAATTCCATTCGGACTCGGCGGTGTTGAAAATACATATTCTGGGGAGTACAACGGATCCTACGAATGGGGAGAAACAATTACAACCGAAAACACATTGGAGACTACCTACACCGCCACTGTGCCGGCAAACACTTCTATATCTGTGAGCCTGATGGCGACCAAGGGATATTGCGACGTGCCTTACTCTTATTATCAGCGAGACGTGCTTTATAATGGTGAAACTGTTGTCTATAAGAAGGATGATGGGCTGTACACGGGAATAAATTCATACAACTTCCATTACGTGGTTACAACTCTGAGACAGCCAGAATCTAGAGCTGATTTGTCGACCAGAGAGCAGAAGTTGCCGGACCCATCCGTCGACCCGTCCAAACAAGAAATTGTACCTATGCCTGTACCATCTGCATCAACCACCAGAGTGCAAAACGTGACCTCGACCACCACCCCGGACCAAGAGTTGTCAAAGCTGGGATTAGAAGATGCAGTAGCTCGATCTGCCATGAAACCCTAGCTTTGATTAAGCAAAAGAGTGACGGTTGTGGGTAGCATCCAGAAACCCTCACGAGACATACTCGTCCTGTAATGACTCAAATCTATCTACGGGTTTAAAGGCTTGTTGCATATGCTCAATGCAATCGAGTGTCCTGCGAAAGTGGAATTTATCTCTCTGCTTTTTCAAGTCT is a window from the Rosa chinensis cultivar Old Blush chromosome 2, RchiOBHm-V2, whole genome shotgun sequence genome containing:
- the LOC121051343 gene encoding uncharacterized protein LOC121051343 — protein: MSFLLPPTIALKSSHLNAYVNYSDDSAASAAYGFLQVNGGNVFSPLAKFEVVTANTGTGLVHIRCSHNKKFVRWRTQHHGYLSPEADEPEEDQSIWSCTLFQPQVAEDGDPKKVLLFHVGSKQYARAINEGGVTYMRTDVIWNNQSTFYITDLESLVILPKHVAFKADNDRYLQHADSNQLRFMSTDKGIPESWFEVDTDGDGRARIKVFNSLSNNHLRFGGASFGNAIFADGNSNGFPAPTLFLPVKVDSSTVALKCLGNNRFCTRHTGSIQDGLSANETSTSISNSARFRLEELVLSRRIYNTDFDLANAIIYGETPVTMATANASNNSSEENTVEFKFAYTESKSSTWSSSHSWMVGVSVTVSVRIPFGLGGVENTYSGEYNGSYEWGETITTENTLETTYTATVPANTSISVSLMATKGYCDVPYSYYQRDVLYNGETVVYKKDDGLYTGINSYNFHYVVTTLRQPESRADLSTREQKLPDPSVDPSKQEIVPMPVPSASTTRVQNVTSTTTPDQELSKLGLEDAVARSAMKP